The genomic region ttacacactaactaaagtttgaaacatgggatcacaaagaacgggacctttaaagagaAGCGGCAGTTTGAGCGCATatgaacatcctctcctccgctttaataccagttacagcgcgaaaCAAACATGACTAACCATCTGAAGGTacgttaaaatatacagtacaacttaccgaaatccgtatcatgtctcgtgtaatagctcaatcaatgtttcaaccgcagaaagacgtcaataaaacagcttgtaaacaataatgtcacatttacctcagaaaaacatattcagtgaccataaactcattaatcagctagaaaaatgaactctagaaagcagcattctgataaatatagctatgcatcgttacatattcattataatttttaatgttcaatatttaatgcatgtttgaataaattatgacatgACAATTTGACAgccgcgatttaaatgtttatctttcaaaaaaacgaattggagtagaaatatgattatgtaattctagactttatttataataaaaacatcattgagtgtttgtatataaataagttaacttaaccttcaatattattataatagtaccaactgactcccatgtgtagtttacagcattagttgagagtttttttcctctagaaaatttgccatgtactgtaactgaaatattacatccaaaataatcgatattgaATTTAATCGAAATCGTAatcgaatcgaaagcatgtgaatagtaatcaaATCGAAActtgaaaattgtgtcaatacccagtcctacgatccagtgtctacaaagcctaagtcaaacaccctttacaaaaaaaaaagtaaaacaacgatgtcggatggttttgaagttggaggagaaaatgagatggagtttttcaccctaccgcggtacttcggCTTTTGTCACGCGTgtcctttccaacgtgattacgtaatgcgtggcgcatcgcagagctagtgcaagatgagaatttgtggttaaaagtatatacatttttattttctttagaaaatgatcaattgtttcgctagataggaactttattcctcgtctgggattgtgtagagtgctttgaagctgcagtgaaactggaccttcaacctgttggtaaccattaaagtccactatatggagaaaaatcctggaatgttttcctcaaaaaaaccttcatttcttttcgactgaagaaaaaaagatcttggatgacatgggagtgagtaaattagaaatgttaattctggagtgaactaatcctttaagcatacattttttacatattGATTACCTTTGTCATCAACTAACACCCACTttaagttaatctttaaaaacattgataatttaataaaactgctaaatctcaaaatgaatttcCATCTTTCatgctgtacattataatgATGTTATGTCCAAATTCACCTGTAGCCTTTAAAAGGACAGGCTTTAGTTTTTagtgctttatttttaatttattttgacaaaatggtatagaattttaatttctaCCATAACATTCAAATAATTACCGGTTTAATGGAAACATTGTTATAAATATTTCTGctaatttaatactttttacaCACTCATTTGAGTCCATCTGGATCTACATGATTGGTGAGGAAATAAAAATTTATTGATTTTGAGTTTGGTTTTAACACATAAGGATGTCGTACAGTGTATGTTTCTGATGGTGTCTGAACACTTGTTGAATGTACGGTACGCTCTCACTGGGCTCAGATGGTGAAGGCTATTCAGGTGTTACGGATTCACCTGCTGGAGCTGGAGAAGGTTAATGACCTGTGTAAAGATTTCTGCAGCCGCTACATCGCCTGTCTCAAGACCAAGATGAACAGTGAGACTCTGCTCAGCGGGGAGCCAGGAAGTCCCTACTCCCCAACACAGACACAGGTACATTCAGAGACACTGTAGAAATCTGTCTCCATCTTCACTCAGAAAATAACCCTCATGCACGTGTTCTCCTCGCAGCCGCCCAGCTCGTTCTCCGGAGCCATGAGTTCACAAGGTATTGTAGTACCAGCGTCGGCTTTACAACAGGGCAACGTTACTGTCACAACTGTAAACCCCACACAGGTGGTAACAGGTTTGTTGATTGTTTTACTCTGTTTCTTAGTCTGTGTTCATCCTCTGTTTCACATTTGTCATCCTAAGTTTTTTACGCACTGCATATCCCATATCGTTAtagaagtaaaatgggttgcaaaCAGTGTTTCATGTTCAATTCAATGATAAATACAGTACAACTAAAAGCTTAAAAGGAATTTGATAAGTTGCCACTCTCCTGTATGGGGGTAGAGAAAGTAATATAGTGCAATGGCAATTTTCAGCTGTCATAGAGTGCAAAAGTGCCCCTCCCCTTTTTTAGCAGTGTTTGTTCCGGTCCggaagtattttttccattcatttttcccataaggattgaaaaaaagtctttgttaaagcaTTATAAGCCATGAAAAGTTTTAATCAAAAAGGCAtttaaaaatcagacaaaaatacaaagctacaagactgtgtacttaacAGCTTcagtgagggaaagaactacaatcccatgaagcattgcgaacagtttataatgttggaaaaaaaatataatttaaaaatataaataaggtttattgcaaaatatgattACATCTCCTCTTCTGCACTTTTTACTGGTTGCAAACAGCGTTGGATTACCGCAatgcccccttctggattggagtgtgggtTGCCTGTGACCGGCTGTAATTGTCCTGTAACTGCATGAACCGAACTGTGATGTCCATACTGTTCGGGACAAATACATGTACCATTAcgcccctaaaaaaaaaaatatgtgtgtgtgtgtgtgtgtgtgtatatatatatatatatatatatatatatatatatatatatatatatatatgtgtatatatatgtatatgtgtatatacacacacatatattttgaGAGGCCGACTCAATTATATCATTCGTAGTGCTTCATGGTAGTGGGCGGGGCTCAAGAGACTTTTTGGCACATTTAGCTTGTTttgactctctgattggtggaattttctctacagcatcatgggtaatgtagttttccaCCACAAATTCCGCtgttaaatgattattttaaaactaagtTGATATAATGCTGGCTGATggcttcaacagaagcaaataccaTCAATTAACTACCTCGTTCCTCACCGTAGGTTTGTTTTTAATggtttcaaaataaattcaaatttccctatggagaaaatgaatggagtttttacttcTGGAACCCGACTGTTGCAAtctgttactccagtcttcagtgtcacatgacccttcagaaatcattctgatatgctgactTGGTGCTCGAGACATTTCTTagtattattaatgttgaaaatagttgtgctgattaattatttttgtgaaaactgtgataccatcttttataattatttgatgaatagaaagtttgaaatgttttttttttgtaacaatgtaagtCTTTACtaccacttttgatcaatttaatatgtccttgctaaataaaataattcagaaaacaaaaaaaatcgtACTAAGTCTAAACCTTTGAATGCTAGTGTATATTAAACACGTTTATTCTTCTTTCTCACATTTTGTGGTATATTGACTTTGTGAGCTTGTGTTTGTTTTGCCCAGGTGGTACAGTATATCAGCCCGTTACAGTTGTTACTCCACAGGGGCAGGTGGTCACACAGACTCTGTCACCTGGAACAATACGCATCCAGAACTCACAGGTGAGAGATCGTCACCAAACACACTCATGTCATGCAGTTATATTCCAGTATTCAGAGATTCTTTGATCAGCACAGCTTCATAATCTATTACAGTATGAATGGCAttagcgcacacacacacacacactcctgacGGCCGCGTTTGTTTGCCCACAGCTTCAGTTACAGCTGAACCAGGATCTGAGCTTTTTCAGTCAGGAGGACAGCTCGTCTAAGGCCAAGAGAGGCATCCTGCCCAAACACGCCACCAACGTCATGCGTTCTTGGCTCTTCCAGCACATCGGTGTAAGTCATATTCTTCTGTCCTTCACTGTTTTATTGTCTTGGGCCAGTGTAAAAGCCTATTCACCGAAAGAGTGTTCGATCACAGATGATTTTTCACTATTCACACAAAGTCATCAAATCCTCTATTTTTTTCAACCCCTGCAGtatgaaagggttagttcacccaaaaatgaaaattatgtcattaatgactcgccctcatgtcgttccaaacaccGTAAGacctcatcttcggaacacatttagtccgagagctttctgtccctccattgaaaatgtatgtacagtatactgtccatgtccagaaaggtaatcatcaaagtagtccatgtgacatcagagggtcagttagaattttctgaagcatcgaaaatacattttggtccaaaaataacaaaaactacgactttattcagcattgtcttctcttccggctctgttgtcaatccgtgttcacgactccgcagtgacgctgctgacgtaagacgctgctgacgtttTGCTAATTCTacacgatttttcatatcaacagaaaaatatattggGATAACCTGTTCGCTGTTAATGATGTGCCAAAGCCTGCAGGCActttgacgtgattggttacaaggtagtttgtgatgtcagacaccagcgatttcaaaccgcatgtttgagactgtcttttgAGACTGTCCGCATGTTTGAGACTGTTTTTCATTtgagttttaaggagaaaatactcagcagtggtgttgactgatgaatttgcacatggtttgtcttaaaacatattaaaaacatcACATGATGTTTGAAAATCACATCACACTTGATTTTCACCATAGGGTGTCTTTAAACTAAAAAAacgtgattctcaatttatccagaatcgtgcagctctaatgacctattttttatgtaaaatctttatttaatttattaatatagctGAAACAAAATTTTGTAGTGCTGTTCACTGAATCTGCTTATATATAATGAAAACTTCACATTATCAGACCACAGAGCTACTTAAGCTCAGAAAACATGTTCTTACAGCTtgaattcaagttgattttGTCCATAAGAACTGCAGTGAGcttttttttacatgtataGATGAATTAAGTGTGGATGACTGGCTTTTGAAGCAGACACACACGTACATTCACACTCTCACAAATGTCAGCTGCTCATATGACTGAGCTTCTGGAGACGATGCACTGATCAATGAAGATCCTGGCGGGCAGCTTTTCTGTCAGGCGTCTGTTTATATGGGTGGCCCACAGAGAGACATTGTTCAAATGAAGTGGAGAAAGAGAAAGTTAACATATAGTGCAAAAATACAGACGCTATCCAATAGAGAGAAGATGTAAGACCATCTTATTTTTGTCCCTCCCAGCACCCCTATCCTACAGAAGATGAGAAGAAACAGATTGCCCTGCAGACCAACCTCACACTTCTGCAGGTTAACAACTGGTGAGTTATCACACTTGATACATACAGTATGTAGGCTCAGTGTAGTTATCTAGATTGCCTCTGATTGGCTCTATGTCTCCAGGTTTATTAATGCTCGGCGGCGGATCCTTCAGCCCATGCTGGACGCCAGCTCCTCAGACACACCCAAGAGTAAAAAGAAGACTCCCCAGACGCGTCCCCTACAACGCTTCTGGCCCAACTCCCTCGCCTCCTCTGTGACCCAGCAACAGGTCACCATGGAAGACGGTACGACATCATAGATTAAAACAGCACAGAGTATTAATTTAGTTTGAGAGTGCAGATTTACATTGTAAGATGTAAGAGGGGTGATTTCCATAGCACAACTCacaatgttaaagggttagttcacccaaaaatgaaaattctgtcatcattttctcaccctcatgtcattctaaacccgtAAGATTTTAGTTCGTATTTGaatcacaaatgaagatatttttaatgaaatctgagagatttctgccCCTGCATTgagtctacgcaactaccactttgatgcttcaaaaagttcataaagagatcgtaaaactaatccatatgaattcaGAGGTTTAGTCAAAATTTTTGGAAgagatcgctttatatgatgaacagattgaaagTAGGTTCTCGTGTTACgtagcacgtttgagcttccgcaagaatcaatgaggttcgttctcgtgttacgcatcatgtttgagcttccgcaagaaccaatgaggttcgttctcgtgttacgcatcatgtttgagcttccgcaagagtcAATGATGTTCGTtctagtgttacgcagcacgtttgagcttccgcaagaaccaatgaggttcgttctagtgttacgcagcacgtttgagcttccgcaagaaccaatgaggttcgttctagtgttacgcatcatgtttgagcttccgcaagagtcaatgaggttcgttctcgtgttacgcagcacgtttgagctttcacaagaaccaatgaggttcgttctagtgttacgcatcacgtttgagcttccgcaagaaccaatgaggttcgttctagtgttacgcagcacgtttgagcttccgcaagagtcaatgaggttcgttctagtgttacgcagcacgtttgagcttccgcaagagtcaatgaggttcgttctagtgttacgcagcacgtttgagcttccgcaagagtcaatgaggttcgttctagtgttacgcagcacgtttgagcttccacaagaaccaatgaggttcgttctagtgttacgcatcacgtttgagcttccgcaagaaccaatgaggttcgttctagtgttacgcagcacgtttgagcttccgcaagaaccaatgaggttcgttctagtgtgttacgcagcacgtttgagcttccgcaagaaccagtgaggttcgttctcgtgttacgctgcacgtttgaacttccgcaagaatcaatgaggttcgttctagtgttacgcagcacgtttgagcttccgcaagaaccaatgaggttcgttctagtgttacgcagcacgtttgagcttccgcaagaaccaatgaggttcgttctagtgtgttacgcagcacgtttgagcttccgcaagaaccagtgaggttcgttctcgtgttacgctgcacgtttgaacttccgcaagaatcaatgaggttcgttctagtgttacgcagcacgtttgagcttccgcaagaaccaatgaggttcgttctagtgttacgcatcatgtttgagcttccgcaagagtcaatgaggttcgttctcgtgttacgcagcacgtttgagcttccgcaagagtcaatgaggttcgttctagtgttacgcagcacgtttgagcttccacaagaaccaatgaggttcgttctagtgttacgcagcacgtttgagcttccgcaagaaccaatgaggttcgttctagtgttacgcatcatgtttgagcttccgcaagagtcaatgaggttcgttctagtgttacgcagcacgtttgagcttccgcaagaaccaatgaggttcgttctagtgttacgcagcacgtttgagcttccacaagaaccaatgaggttcgttctagtgttacgcatcacgtttgagcttccgcaagaaccaatgaggttcgttctagtgtgttacgcagcacgtttgagcttccgcaagaaccagtgaggttcgttctcgtgttacgctgCACGTTTGAACTTCCGCAAGAATCAGTGAGGTTCGTtctagtgttacgcagcacgtttgagcttccgcaagaaccaatgaggttcgttctagtgttacgcatcatgtttgagcttccgcaagagtcaatgaggttcgttctcgtgttacgcagcacgtttgagcttccgcaagagtcaatgaggttcgttctagtgttacgcagcacgtttgagcttccgcaagaaccaatgaggttcgttctagtgttacgcagcacgtttgagcttccgcaagaaccaatgaggttcgttctagtgttacgcatcatgtttgagcttccgcaagagtcaatgaggttcgttctagtgttacgcagcacgtttgagcttccgcaagaaccaatgaggttcgttctagtgttacgcagcacgtttgagcttccacaagaaccaatgaggttcgttctagTGTTACGCTGCACGTTTGaacttccgcaagaaccaatgaggttcgttctcgtgtgttacgcagcacgtttgagcttccgcaagaaccaatgaggttcgttctcgtgttacgctgcacgtttgaacttccgcaagaatcaatgaggttcgttctagTGTTACgctgcacgtttgagcttccgcaagaaccaatgaggttcgttctagTGTTACgctgcacgtttgagcttccgcaagaaccaatgaggttcgttctagtgtgttacgcagcacgtttgagcttccgcaagaaccaatgaggttcgttctagtgttacgcagcacgtttgagcttccgcaagaatcaatgaggttcgttctagTGTTACGCTGCACGTTTGaacttccgcaagaaccaatgaggttcgttctcgtgtgttacgcagcacgtttgaacttccgcaagaaccaatgaggttcgttctcgtgtgttacgcagcacgtttgagcttccgcaagaaccaatgaggttcgttctcgtgttacgctgcacgtttgaacttccgcaagaatcaatgaggttcgttctagTGTTACgctgcacgtttgagcttccgcaagaaccaatgaggttcgttctagTGTTACgctgcacgtttgagcttccgcaagaatcaatgaggttcgttctagTGTTACgctgcacgtttgagcttccgcaagaaccaatgaggttcgttctcgtgttacgctgcacgtttgaacttccgcaagaatcaatgaggttcgttctagTGTTACgctgcacgtttgagcttccgcaagaatcaatgaggttcgttctagTGTTACgctgcacgtttgagcttccgcaagaaccaatgaggttcgttctagTGTTACgctgcacgtttgagcttccgcaagaaccaatgaggttcgttctagtgtgttacgcagcacgtttgagcttccgcaagaaccaatgaggttcgttc from Megalobrama amblycephala isolate DHTTF-2021 linkage group LG7, ASM1881202v1, whole genome shotgun sequence harbors:
- the pknox1.2 gene encoding homeobox protein PKNOX1; the protein is MMTSPSVSMEDYQEAEQMQVGEQTAGQVEERLEEEEEEREEEESSSAPSEPQSPMEVYKTAIYRHPLFPLLALLFEKCEQSTQSSECVTSASFDVDIENFVRNQEKEGKAFFSEDPDLDNLMVKAIQVLRIHLLELEKVNDLCKDFCSRYIACLKTKMNSETLLSGEPGSPYSPTQTQPPSSFSGAMSSQGIVVPASALQQGNVTVTTVNPTQVVTGGTVYQPVTVVTPQGQVVTQTLSPGTIRIQNSQLQLQLNQDLSFFSQEDSSSKAKRGILPKHATNVMRSWLFQHIGHPYPTEDEKKQIALQTNLTLLQVNNWFINARRRILQPMLDASSSDTPKSKKKTPQTRPLQRFWPNSLASSVTQQQVTMEDGTMVTVGVGEDGLQTLSSDGATLAMQQVMMGGHSEDDDDEDDEEDEENDPSHSDMTRLGLETSDSL